The genomic region CAACGGGTCGGCGCTCGGCCGCTCCAGCTTGACGACGAAGGTAAGTGTCCCGCCGTACTCGGGGGCGGTGACCATCTCGCCCGTGGTGGGGTCGAGCACCATCTCCTTCTCCATCGCCGCGGCCGGCTGCTCCTCTTCGCTGGCGGCCCAGGCGCCGGTTGCGGCGCGGGCCAAGCCCGCCAGTACGGAGAGGCACGTTCGAAGCGGTGCGTGCCGGTGCGTGCCGCCGGACTCGCCGGCTATATTGTTTCCATGTAATCGCGCAGCATGGAGACGGACCGTGCCAAGCCGAGGCTCTCAAGCGCCGCCAAATGCTAGTGCCGTAAATGCCGTGAATTGACAATCCTCACCCGAGTGACCGGCGGCGACCGGACCCTGGTTGAGGCGTGCGGTCACGGTGGGTGCCGAGACGGCCGCCGCCGTCGCGGAGGCGCGGGTCGAGCAGGTCGCGGACGGCGTCGCCGAACATGTTGAGGCTGTAGACGGTGAGCGTCAGGCACAGGCCGGGCCACAGCGCCAGCCACGGCGCCTGCTCCATGTACCTGCGCCCGTCCCGGCTCAGCAGCGTCCCCCAGCTCGGAATCTCGGGCGACAGGCCGAAGCCCAGGAAGCTCAGCCCGGTCCGGTGGGAACGCTGAAGTCGACCATCCATCCAGACCGTGGATGACAACCACGTCATGCTCTGCGACAATGCCGCCCATGGCCACGGTGCGCACGTTCAACACGGAGGGGCCCGTAGTGGCTGCGGACCACTACTGCATCCGCTGGAGCGTATCGATCTGGACGCGGTGCTCGGCTTGATCCGGGACAAGAAGTACTTCGTGCTGCACGCGCCGCGGCAGACCGGCAAGACCTCGGCGCTGCTGGAGTTGCGCGACCTGCTGAACGGCGGCGCGCAGGGCGACTTCCGTTGCGTGTACGCGAACGTCGAGGCGGGCCAGGCGATGCGCGAAAACGTGGCGGAAGCGATGCGCACCGTGCTGTCCCAGTTTGCGCTCAGGGCGAGTCTGACGTTGGGCGACGACACGCTGCAGCGCGTCTGCAGCGAGGCCATGAACAGCGCCGGGCCGGGTGGCGCCCTGAGCCTGACGCTGAGCCGCTGGGCGGCTGCCGACCGCAAGCCGCTGGTGCTGCTGATCGACGAGATCGACGCACTGGTGGGCGACACCCTGCTGTCGGTGCTGCGGCAGTTGCGCAGCGGCTACGACCAGCGCCCGGCCGCCTTCCCGCACAGCATCATCCTGTGCGGGGTGCGCGACGTGCGCGACTACCGCATCCACTCCACCGCCGAGGATCGCATGGTGCTCGGCGGCAGCGCCTTCAACGTCAAGGCCAAGTCGCTGCGCCTGGGTGACTTCTCGGAGCGGGAGGTGCGCGCGCTGCTGGCGCAGCACACGGCCGCGACCGGGCAGGCGTTCACGGCGGAGGCGGTGCGGCTGATCCTGACGCGGACCGCCGGGCAGCCGTGGCTGGTGAACGCGCTGTGCCGGGAGGCGTGCTTTGAGGACGAGGTGGGGCGTAACCGTGAACGCCCGATCACGGCGGACGCCATCGTGGCGGCGCAGGAGCGGCTGATCCTGCGCCGCGACACGCATATCGACGAACTGGCGAACAAGCTGCGCGAGGAGCGCGTGCGGCGCTTGGTGGAGCCGATTCTGACCGGCGCGGCGGAGACCGCGTGCTCGGACGAGGACCTGTACTATGTTCGCGACCTGGGGCTGGTGGCGCAGGCCGACGACGGACCGCCGCGCATCGCCAACCCCATCTACGCCGAGGTAGTGCCGCGCCATCTGAACTACGCGGTGCAGGAGACGCTGCCGCAGCGGATGGTGTGGTATGTAGACGCGGCCGGCGTGCTGGATGTTGAGGGGCTGATCGCGGCGTTCCAGGAATTCTTCCGCGAGCACTCCGAGCACTGGGTGCAGCGTTTCGAGCAGTACCACGAGGCGGGCCCCCAGTTGCTGCTGCAGGCGCACCTGCAGCGCATCGTCAACGGCGGCGGGCGTATCGAGCGCGAGTACGCGCTCGGGCGCGGGCGCACCGACCTGCTGATCGTGTGGCCGCAGGGCGGGCGCGAGCGGCGCTTCGTGGTGGAGTGCAAGGTGCTGCGCAAGGGGTTGGAGCGGACCATCGCCGAGGGGGTGGAGCAGACGCAGGGCTACATGGACCGGTGCGGGGCGGAGGCGGGCCACCTGGTCGTGTTCGACCGCACGCCGGACCGGACCTGGGCGGAAAAGATCTTCCGCCGCGCGCCGGCGGAAGCCGGCGTCCCGGTCACGGTCTGGGGGATGTAGCGC from Spirochaetaceae bacterium harbors:
- a CDS encoding ATP-binding protein, which gives rise to MLGLIRDKKYFVLHAPRQTGKTSALLELRDLLNGGAQGDFRCVYANVEAGQAMRENVAEAMRTVLSQFALRASLTLGDDTLQRVCSEAMNSAGPGGALSLTLSRWAAADRKPLVLLIDEIDALVGDTLLSVLRQLRSGYDQRPAAFPHSIILCGVRDVRDYRIHSTAEDRMVLGGSAFNVKAKSLRLGDFSEREVRALLAQHTAATGQAFTAEAVRLILTRTAGQPWLVNALCREACFEDEVGRNRERPITADAIVAAQERLILRRDTHIDELANKLREERVRRLVEPILTGAAETACSDEDLYYVRDLGLVAQADDGPPRIANPIYAEVVPRHLNYAVQETLPQRMVWYVDAAGVLDVEGLIAAFQEFFREHSEHWVQRFEQYHEAGPQLLLQAHLQRIVNGGGRIEREYALGRGRTDLLIVWPQGGRERRFVVECKVLRKGLERTIAEGVEQTQGYMDRCGAEAGHLVVFDRTPDRTWAEKIFRRAPAEAGVPVTVWGM